A single Danio rerio strain Tuebingen ecotype United States chromosome 17, GRCz12tu, whole genome shotgun sequence DNA region contains:
- the LOC141378611 gene encoding uncharacterized protein isoform X2: MRSNLRLRGWRGSYQSTPNINEVVDNEYSWHLHQNAVTPWRSLRTRWEDPVRGRRTPPFLSFDEPCRSEHTSSPFLFLGRTRSVPEALHCFSRPPLQSSFSSVTITARSLSPKRDCTAYSSSTFRPLNMPDRLPSFRPRSEYKTVHTFDETVVSPRCGAVAVTVTECREQHCASKDQNSQISPSHYNSYSENEEQTDFSSPLIHHIFRSCAHLELLPPQLFRSTLYIDKSLSIPLGQTMYRSTLSLSLRKPSFTKTLKKPRTMFQPKRSYSNWDMANAGIDGTERLSQHLKDGGGAFRSNAGSGSDMLRSTLTSLPFRTRCHSSSAAFTLNGKANDVLGPPQSNLRARQAFSKPSEPIVNTMAGSSVIIKSSDGLSEKRFRNTSSYLDLEDQEIKITGTTFI; this comes from the exons ATGCGTTCAAACTTGCGGCTCAGAGGCTGGAGGGGCTCTTACCAGTCGACACCCAACATTAATGAG gTGGTGGATAATGAATATTCCTGGCACCTTCACCAAAATGCTGTGACACCATGGAGGAGTCTGAGGACCAGATGGGAGGACCCAGTGAGAGGAAGACGAACTCCCCCGTTTTTATCATTTGATGAACCATGTAGATCAGAGCACACATCTAGTCCTTTTTTATTCTTGGGTCGGACTCGCAGTGTTCCTGAAGCTCTCCATTGCTTTAGTAGGCCCCCATTACAATCAAGTTTCTCCTCTGTAACCATCACTGCCCGGAGTTTGTCTCCTAAAAGGGATTGTACGGCTTACTCAAGCTCAACATTTCGCCCTCTAAACATGCCTGACAGACTGCCCTCTTTCAGGCCTCGCAGTGAATATAAAACAGTACACACCTTTGATGAGACTGTAGTTTCTCCGAGATGTGGAGCGGTCGCAGTGACTGTGACCGAGTGCAGAGAACAACATTGCGCTAGTAAAGACCAGAATTCCCAAATTTCACCATCGCACTACAACAGCTACTCAGAGAATGAAGAGCAAACAGACTTTTCGTCCCCTTTAATACACCATATCTTTCGCTCCTGTgcccatctggagctccttccaCCCCAGCTGTTCAGATCCACTCTGTACATTGACAAATCCCTCTCAATCCCTCTTGGACAGACTATGTATAGATCCACTCTGTCCCTTTCCCTCAGAAAACCATCTTTTACTAAGACTCTGAAGAAACCCAGGACAATGTTTCAGCCTAAAAGGTCTTACAGCAACTGGGACATGGCAAACGCTGGCATTGATGGAACAGAAAGGCTATCCCAGCACCTGAAGGATGGTGGTGGTGCCTTTAGGAGTAATGCTGGCTCTGGCTCCGACATGCTGCGTTCCACTTTAACATCATTGCCATTCAGAACAAGGTGCCACTCATCTTCTGCCGCCTTCACACTGAATGGAAAGGCTAATGATGTCTTAGGGCCTCCGCAGAGCAATCTAAGAGCCAGACAGGCATTCAGCAAGCCATCAG aGCCAATTGTGAATACAATGGCAGGGTCGTCCGTGATAATCAAGAGCTCAGATGGGCTCAGTGAGAAACGCTTtagaaatacatcatcatacttGGACTTGGAGGATCAAGAGATAAAAATAACTGGTACGACATTCATATAA